The following proteins come from a genomic window of Venturia canescens isolate UGA chromosome 4, ASM1945775v1, whole genome shotgun sequence:
- the LOC122409352 gene encoding CCA tRNA nucleotidyltransferase 1, mitochondrial: protein MLRNFVARKKIKILSGTLLKRFFSNHKQDFDKWRKIRAMNEASPPSRSNPVIKKLDTPEFQSIFTPELNKLSEIFKKYNYEMRVAGGAVRDILMGLVPKDLDFATTATPEEMKAMFTKEEIRMINDRGEKHGTITARINDKENFEVTTLRIDVATDGRHAEVLFTKDWKLDANRRDLTINSMFLDLDGNVYDYFFGYDDLQKKRVVFVGDAGTRIREDFLRIFRYFRFYGRIADFPDCHEDGTIEAIKKNVDGLERISGERIWTEWSKILEGRFGGELTVKMLDCGVAPYIGLPEKLNVENFVTTYVKARANAVELRPITLITSLLKNEVEVLELNARLKLSVFNRELALFLVNNREEKPSVNLLKPYQHIVLNSKSKLRDTIEFVRELLKVKGDLKLLEEFDSWEVPKFPISGHDLKGHVPHGKVLGRVLIELKKIWIDDDFKTSTEDLIKRVPDLVDEFKEVGEKIKAKK, encoded by the exons ATGTTGAGGAATTTTgtagcaagaaaaaaaataaagatattATCTGGGACTCTCTTAAAACGT TTTTTTAGTAACCACAAACAAGACTTTGATAAGTGGCGCAAAATAAGAGCTATGAACGAAGCATCACCCCCGTCTCGCAGCAATCCAGTGATTAAGAAGCTGGATACGCCAGAATTTCAATCGATATTTACTCCTGAGCTGAATAAACTCtctgaaatattcaaaaagtaTAATTACGAAATGAGAGTAGCTGGTGGAGCTGTGCGTGACATTCTCATGGGTCTGGTGCCTAAAGATCTGGATTTTGCTACAACCGCAACACCCGAAGAGATGAAAGCCATGTTCACTAAGGAGGAAATCAGAATGATCAATGACAGGGGTGAAAAACATGGGACGATAACAGCGAGAATAAATGACAAGGAGAATTTCGAAGTGACTACATTGAGAATTGATGTTGCTACTGATGGTCGACACGCAGAAGTATTGTTCACAAAGGATTGGAAACTCGACGCTAATCGACGGGACCTCACTATAAATTCCATGTTCCTTGATCTCGATGGCAATgtttatgattatttttttggttATGATGATCTTCAAAAGAAAAGAGTAGTTTTCGTTGGTGATGCAGGAACGAGAATACGTGAAGATTTTCTTAGAATATTTAG ATACTTCCGATTTTACGGTAGAATCGCGGATTTCCCGGATTGTCACGAAGACGGTACGATCGAGGCGATAAAGAAAAACGTGGATGGTTTAGAGAGGATTTCGGGTGAGAGAATATGGACCGAGTGGAGTAAAATTCTGGAGGGTCGTTTCGGCGGTGAATTGACCGTGAAAATGTTGGACTGTGGAGTTGCTCCTTACATTGGCTTACCGGAGAAattgaatgtcgaaaatttcGTAACAACCTATGTGAAAGCACGTGCTAATGCGGTTGAATTGCGTCCTATAACTTTGATAACGTCATTGCTAAAGAACGAAGTGGAAGTGTTGGAGCTTAACGCGCGATTGAAACTGTCGGTTTTCAATCGAGAATTAGCGTTGTTTCTTGTGAACAATCGCGAGGAGAAACCCTCGGTGAATCTACTCAAACCCTATCAGCACATCGTTCTCAATAGCAAATCAAAGCTTCGGGACACCATTGAATTTGTTCGGGAACTCTTGAAAGTCAAAGGAGATCTTAAACTTTTGGAGGAATTCGACTCTTGGGAAGTACCGAAATTCCCGATTAGCGGTCATGATCTCAAAGGTCACGTACCTCATGGTAAAGTTCTGGGGCGAGTGCTCATCGAACTCAAAAAAATCTGGATCGATGATGATTTCAAAACTTCGACTGAAGATCTTATAAAACGCGTGCCTGACCTTGTAgatgaattcaaagaagttgGCGAAAAAATTAAAGCTAAAAAGTAA